The Tenrec ecaudatus isolate mTenEca1 chromosome 12, mTenEca1.hap1, whole genome shotgun sequence genomic interval TGGGTCCCAGCCCCCTGGGGAGAGCATGTCCTTATACTACAACCCCACCTCCCCTTTTATCCCGAAGTGACACGTAGGATTAAAAATTAACCACTAGCCATTCTGCCAGGAGAAAGAAGTAACCACCCCTCTGTACACACCACCGCCTGGAACACCTCAGCAGGGCCCGGCCAAGTCAGAATCCACGTGACTGGGTGTTTGGTTCCCTGGGACTTCTTTAGATTGAGTGTGTCCTGAAAGTGATGCTGCAGTGTGCACCCTTGTGTGAGTTCCCAtccacgggggcgggggggggggcgctggagTCAGGCACGAGAGCCACCAGCATCGCCAGACACACCTGTGTGGGCCACTTCCTGCTGTCGGTGATGTGGCCTTCCCAGAGCAGGGACCCTAGGTCCAGTCCTGACAACAGCCACCCCTCAGCGTCCCTAGAAGATGGTACCTTGCCCTGCCTGCCTTTCACCCACATAGTATCAGCTGGGCAGGagggactgcccacccacagcaaGCCGTAGTGCCCCCTCATCCCGCATGGCGCCCCCACTGGTAGCCACATCCCCTGCAGGGAGCCACCGCCCTCACCACCCTATGGACAGAGCCCCGTGCAGGCTGCCCGTTTGTCCTGGcctaggggacacacacagggtcCAGCAGGCAAGACAGGACAGAGTGCAGTTACTCCTCTCAGAAAGTATTGGGGCGCGGGAGGCTAGGAGGGCTTCCGGAAGGAAGTAGCAGTTCAGCTGGGTGGGGAGTCCCGAAGGAGGAGCTAGGAGGGTGGGTGCTGTGCAGGGAGCCGGAACACAGCAACACCATGgggcacccccacctcccccaccccccgcaggccCTCACTGAGGGGCCGGGGTAAAGAGAAGCCAGAGCAGCGGTTTGGCCAGCCCCTGGGACAGGTGTCTCTGTGGGTGGAGttgtgagagggtggggggaggggtggagtgggaCCAGGTAGATGTTGGCTCCTGCTTTATTTTTAACCCTTCAAAGATcagacccaaaactcactgccgtggagttgatgctgactcggtGACCCGCCAGGACAGGGCGGGCGGCCCTGTGAGCCCCCGAGACTGCAGCTGCTTACCAGGGTGACAAGCCCAGTCTTTCGCCAGAGAACCAGCTGGCAGTTTCGAGCAGCCCACAGTGCAGTTATCAGCCTAACGTGTCAACGccacgccaccagggcgcctcagaCCAGTCCCGGATCCACGCCTTACAGGGGACTCACGTGACCCAAACCGACTCACGTGACCCAAACCGTCACATGGCTGGGAACCCTGCAGGggatcccggggggggggggaaggaatgaGGGGCAGCCAGGGCCCTCTTATTAGGTACAGGGAGGAGGCGGGGGTGTTTGGAGAGCTGGGGCCAGGGCTTGCTTGGGGCCTTGTTATCCGCACCGAGGTTCTGGAAGCCCCGGAGTCTTCTACAGTGGCCTCCCAAGATCGGTTGGCATTTTTAAAAGGTCGTTGTGTTGGCAGTTCACGGGGAAGAGTCTGTATGGGATGCGTTGCTCTTTGAATGCCCCTGGTGCCCAGCGGCGTGGCTGCCCAGGTCCTTGTGGTGCCGGGCGGTGTGGCTGTGCAGACCCTCAGAGCGGCCTTTTCCTTGTTCTAGCATCAGCTTGGGGACCCGTGTGCTGCCCATGGAAGGGGTCCATGACCTCCAGCCCCACAGTGATGTCCCTGCCGGAGGCCGTTGACTCTGGGAGCATGGGGGCCAGAACTGCCCTTCTCTGGAGCTGCACCAGCTGAGCCAGGCCAGCTCCCCTGGGCCCTGGGTCCCGTCTGCCCCTAGCAGCCTCGGCGAGCAGTTCCCGGATGGGGCGGTGGGCCCTGGACCTGGCCTTCGTGTGGAAGGCGGTGCTGACCTTGGGGCTGGTCCTGCTCTACTACTGCTTCTCCATCGGCATCACCTTCTACAACAAATGGCTGACGAAGGTAACCGAGGCCGGGGACCCCACGACTGCCCATCAGCCATGCCCAGAGGGGACCAggaccccaaggcctgtggcCTGGCCTGCCAGTGTGTAGCTTGTGGGGCAGTCTGGGAGGGGTGCCGAGGGACAGGGTAGGCAGAATCTCAGAGTTGGGGCAGCCAGGGCTGAAGTGGGGAAGCCGTCTGACCTGAGCCCTGGGAAAGTCAGGGAGGCCTGGACCCAGACCCTGCCACCGGGCCCTTGAAGGTGTGGCTCCTGGGGCAGCCCGGGAGGGGTGCcaagggcggggcggggcgggctgcCTGTCCCCTGAGCACGCAGCCATCCTGCCCGGCCCCACAGAGCTTCCACTTCCCGCTCTTCATGACGATGCTGCACCTGGCCGTCATCTTCCTCTTCTCGGCCCTGTCACGAGCGCTCGTGCAGTGCTCCAGCCACAGGGCCCGCGTGGTGCTCACCTGGACCGACTACCTCAGGAGAGTGGCTCCCACAGGTGTGTGCGCCGCCCCGCACACGCAGTCAGGACAGCCAGTGTCCCCAGTGCGGCGGTGGCCTCGGGGCTCACCCCGGGTCAGCAGAGAGCCTGGGTGGCCTCCCAAGACCATAGGCTGGGAGGCACACACGAGGGGGCCGGAGCCagggctgagggggtgggggtgggggtgggggtgggggtaggggtggtccTGGGCAGGGGCGACCTCTGTGCACTGCCAGGTGGAGGGAAGGGCCCAGAGCGTTGGCCCTCACCCACCGCCATTCACTGGGGCTTTAGCCCTGATGCTGGTGCGGAGCCCCTCCCCTTCTTTTGGATAGGAGTTGCCCTGGTTGCTGGGTGGCAGGGAGGCTGAGGGCTCCGGAGGAGCAGGGTGGGAGCTGCTTGACCCCTGGGGCAGCCTTCCTAGGCCACCCTGCCCAGGGCAGACCCGGCTCACCCTGGCGGTTGGGCCTTGTCTCCACAGCACTGGCAACGGCGCTTGACGTAGGCCTGTCCAACTGGAGCTTCCTGTACATCACCGTCTCCCTGTGAGTAGCCCCTCCCCGGCACTCCCCGTGCCTCACCTGCCCTGCCTGCCTCCAAGAGGTCCCCGGCCTCATCCTCAAAGTGGTGACGGTCGCAGCAGGGCCGAGAGCCTGGCGTGCAGTGCACACACCTTGAGCACTCGTGGGAGCTCAGGGCACAGCACAGACAGCATTGTCTCTGGCCTCCTGGTCCTGGTCCCCGTGGGGAGGGCGGGGCCGGGAAGATGAGCACTGAAGTCAGGCCTGCCCCGAGTTCGCCCTGAAGTGCCCACAGGCCTCTTAGCCGAGGATTCCTTCCAAGGACAGGTGGCACAAGCAGAAGCAAATGCTCCTATCAGCCCAGGCTGAGCTCTCGCCCTGCTGCCCGCTGCGGACCCTTTGTTGGCGGGGGAGGGGTGGTACCTTGAGCCCCAGGCTCCAGTGGTGCATCACGGCCCCCCTTCCAGGTACACAATGACCAAATCCTCTGCGGTGCTCTTCATCTTGATCTTCTCGCTCATCTTCAAGCTGGAGGAGCTGGTGAGGCCCGGCTTCCCTCTTGTCCCTCCTGCCCCGCTGAGGCCCGCAATCAAGAAGGGACTCTGAGCAGTGGCCTGTCACTGTGAGTGGCAGAGGAGACAGGCCCGGCCCGGGTGGCACCAGTTCCCTTCTCTGATAAGGACCTGGCCACGGGCGAGATTCGGGATCCTTGGAAGCTGGCGTGGCAGGGTATGATGACAGGAGAGAGCACTTGGGGTTGGGGTGAGTTAGGGCAGGGCCCCGGGGCTCCCTGTTGCTCCAGACATTAACCCTTGGCTGACTAGGACCAGGGCAGGGGCTGAGCAGCCCAGGGGTGCCTAGGGCAGCCGCAGGACAGCACTAGAATGTGGACAGCAGGTGGAGCTGCTGAAACAACTACCTGAGCACAGGCCCTTGGCCCAGGGGGGCCCCAAGGGATCCAATGGGGTGGGTGGGTCTTACCCCAGGAGTAGCTGGGCAGGCTGCTGGTGCCCAGACCCTGGATGCAGTGACCCCTGAGTTAGCCGCAGCTCTCCGTGCCCACAGCGAGCGGCTCTGGTCCTGGTGGTCCTTCTGATCGCGGGGGGCCTCTTCATGTTCACCTACAAGTCCACGCAGTTCAGCGTAGAGGGCTTCGCCCTGGTGCTGGGCGCCTCCTTCATCGGCGGCATCCGCTGGACCCTCACCCAGATGCTCCTGCAGAAGGCTGAGcttggtgaggggggtggggaggggtgggggccggGAGAAGAGCTCTCGGGCGGCGCCCCCTGACACCCCACgtccccctcccgcccctccgCAGGGCTCCAGAACCCCATCGACACCATGTTCCACCTGCAGCCGCTCATGTTCCTGGGCCTCTTCCCGCTCTTCGCTGTGTTCGAAGGTGCGTGGGGCGCCCGCCTCCCATGGTTTGGGATTGCAGGCGGCCCCTGGTTACCAGCGCCACCCCCTCCCGAAGCGCCTTCATGTCACATTGCAGGTGCAAATCGGACTTACCCAGCCTGAGTTCAGTGCAAGGTGACAGGGCGCGTCCCCACTGGTGAGCTGGCTGGGGCAGTGAGGATGCCCGTGGTGGAGTTTGTTACAGGGAAGGGGGCCAGGTTCTGTCTTCAGAGTGGGGGGCAGATGCATGTCACATCTAAGGGCCAGGAGGGGGGAACCGCCTGTTGCCCCTGGGCCCTCAGCTGTCCTCTCTGCCCAGTCTGGTCTGTCCTCGGGGCTGGGACGGAGAAGCCCGCCCCACGTCCATTTAAGTTTGGAGCTGCGAAGCATCTCCAGCCTCCCTGAGAGCATGCTTCCCCAGCCCGTTGTCTAGGAAACGCCTCCTTGGCGGCCTCGTCTTTCCTGCTAAACACCCCTCCCCGTGCCCCAGCACCAGCCTCTCCCCCGCCCTCCTGGGGTGTGGACACAAGCCCCCAGCTCTGTCCGAAAGCCTGTTAGCTGTCGCTTCGCAGAGCTGCATGGATTTAGTGCCTTTAATCTTTGCTGGTAAATTAATCCCCCGAGCGCCTTCATTACCTGTGGTGCTTCTCCGAATCCTCTTCTGTTCGCCGCCGCCGCCTTTGCAGGACTGCTGAGCCCAGCACCGAACAGGCTGCCCGATATCAGGTGCTCCGAGGGCTGCCGCTCGGCATTTAGTACCTCCCCGCCCCCAGAATGCTCCAGTTCCCTGCCGGCCTTGGCCAGTCCAGCCCTCTGTctacccaggctggggctcacccTCAGTCCCGTGCCTGCGCCTGCACCAAAGCAGCTGAGGCACCCATTGTTCCCTGGTGGGCAGCGTCCTGGAAGTGCAGATCAAACCCCGCGGGCGTGGGCATTTTCACAGCAAGCGCCCGGACTGCTCGCAGGCCTGTGGGGGGTGGGCCTGCCCCTGTTGAGACATAGCCGTCAGATTCCACCTGCTTCATCTGAGGGGCTCGGGGGCAGCCTTCTCAAGTCCCCAGTGAGGACACTGAGGTCCATAATAGGAAAGACCTCAGCTCAGGGTCCCGCTGGATTCACGCCTCACAGGAGGGTGGGTGGATTTTGACCTGGTTTGTAGGTATCCTGGTGGGATTGTAGCCACACGGGCTCCTGAATGGCCACCCCGAGGCTCTCCAGCCCGCTGGTTGTCACCCCGGGAGGCCACACGAAGTCACCGTGCTCCACCCACAGCAGGCTGCCTTGTGCCCTGTGGGGCTGTGCCCCCTTCACACAGTCGGTCTGGGCCTGCTCGGGAAGGGGCCGCTGTGCTGGTGGGCCGCACGCCCCAGGCAGGCACGCCCGGACTTGGCCTCCGCCCTCTCTCCCCAGGTCTGCATTTGTCCACCTCTGAGAAACTCTTCCGTTTCCAGGACCCGGGCTTGCTCCTGCGAGTGCTCGGGAGCCTCGTCCTGGGCGGCATTCTCGCTTTCGGCCTGGGCTTCTCCGAGTTCCTCCTGGTGGCCAGGACCTCCAGCCTCACGCTCTCCATTGCAGGCATCTTTAAGGTACAGACCTGGAAGCCACCCCTGCCCGGTCCTGGAAGGGAGCCCTCTCGGGATAAGCAGCCCGAGTGGCTGAGTGGCTCAAGGCCAGGTCTGACTGCACCAGGTTTGGGGTGCCTTTGGCTGGTTCCCAGGGGGCCTGCCTGACCACGGAGCAGTGGTTCACAGCCGCGGGAGGAAAAGTCCCACCCAGACTCAGAACTTAAAAGATCAGTGACTGTGGTCCTGTCTGCCATGGACAGTCTGGAGTGGTAACACGAGTCTAAGTACCGTGTGTCTGTCCATCTGGCTCGCTTTTCTGCTCTCCGGCCCTCCACTCTTCACCCTCCCTGCCCAGCGCCCtgggggggaggagaagggggtcTCTGGGACTAGACCAACTTGAAAAACAAGAACACTGTTGCCTCAAACCAGGAACGCAGGTCCCCAGGGTCTCAGAGTGACTTGTCTGCAGGGCCCGTGGCCTGTATGTGCCCTGCATCTCCTGGGGACAGCTCTGGGCACAAGCCCTTCTTCCAGTCTTGGCTCTGGTTCGCCTCTTCTGTTCTAGATGGTTCTGTGGAAGCTACATCTCTGCTGCATCTCAGTAGCACAGAGGTGAACCGGCAGAAGGACCTTCTAGGCAGACCAGGCCCTCCAAGCTCA includes:
- the SLC35H1 gene encoding solute carrier family 35 member C2 isoform X2, with the protein product MGRWALDLAFVWKAVLTLGLVLLYYCFSIGITFYNKWLTKSFHFPLFMTMLHLAVIFLFSALSRALVQCSSHRARVVLTWTDYLRRVAPTALATALDVGLSNWSFLYITVSLYTMTKSSAVLFILIFSLIFKLEELRAALVLVVLLIAGGLFMFTYKSTQFSVEGFALVLGASFIGGIRWTLTQMLLQKAELGLQNPIDTMFHLQPLMFLGLFPLFAVFEGLHLSTSEKLFRFQDPGLLLRVLGSLVLGGILAFGLGFSEFLLVARTSSLTLSIAGIFKMVLWKLHLCCISVAQR
- the SLC35H1 gene encoding solute carrier family 35 member C2 isoform X3; protein product: MGRWALDLAFVWKAVLTLGLVLLYYCFSIGITFYNKWLTKSFHFPLFMTMLHLAVIFLFSALSRALVQCSSHRARVVLTWTDYLRRVAPTALATALDVGLSNWSFLYITVSLYTMTKSSAVLFILIFSLIFKLEELGSRTPSTPCSTCSRSCSWASSRSSLCSKDPGLLLRVLGSLVLGGILAFGLGFSEFLLVARTSSLTLSIAGIFKEVCTLLLAAHLLGDQISLLNWLGFALCLSGISLHVALKAMHPKGGSAPKPLKGAGSSPDLELLLRSSQQDEGDSEEEEYFVAQGQQ
- the SLC35H1 gene encoding solute carrier family 35 member C2 isoform X1, coding for MGRWALDLAFVWKAVLTLGLVLLYYCFSIGITFYNKWLTKSFHFPLFMTMLHLAVIFLFSALSRALVQCSSHRARVVLTWTDYLRRVAPTALATALDVGLSNWSFLYITVSLYTMTKSSAVLFILIFSLIFKLEELRAALVLVVLLIAGGLFMFTYKSTQFSVEGFALVLGASFIGGIRWTLTQMLLQKAELGLQNPIDTMFHLQPLMFLGLFPLFAVFEGLHLSTSEKLFRFQDPGLLLRVLGSLVLGGILAFGLGFSEFLLVARTSSLTLSIAGIFKEVCTLLLAAHLLGDQISLLNWLGFALCLSGISLHVALKAMHPKGGSAPKPLKGAGSSPDLELLLRSSQQDEGDSEEEEYFVAQGQQ